Sequence from the Eleutherodactylus coqui strain aEleCoq1 chromosome 13, aEleCoq1.hap1, whole genome shotgun sequence genome:
CATAAGGCAGACAACTTGTCATAATTGATAGAACATGGGTGATAGaggttttaaataattttttatatttaataaatGGAATAACTTAAAAGCTGCATTTTCATCAGGTATCATATATTACAATTAGCTACATTATCTCGAACATTTAAATATGAAAACTTAGCAAAGATGGAAGATGTTGGGTGAGGGGCAAATACATTTTCACAGCTCcatatgatgatttttttttcactactaTATTTAAGGTAAAACATTTGCTATCGTTTGATTAAAATGGCTTCGCTTCTTATGCTGCGCCAGAGCTGCTCTATGGCTATAACATTTCGCACATTCTGAACAGTTAAATGGCTTCTTACCTGTGTGGATTAATTGATGATTAACTAGAACAGATTTCTgcctaaaatatttcccacattctgaacatgaaaacggtttctcccctgtgtgagttctgtaatgtttaacaagatcagacttctggctaaaacatttcccgcattccgaacatgaatacggcttctctcctgtatgacttCTGAGATGTTCAATGAGACTTGATTTCCTCGTGAAGCATTTTCCACACtcagaacataaaaatggcttctcattTGTGCGCATTCTCTGATGATTAACTAGATCTGATCTTTGGCTAAAAGATTTTATACATTCCGGACTTGAAAATGACTCCTCACCTTTGTGGCTTATACTATGTTCAATAAGATGCGATTttttagtaaaacattttccacacttCAAACATGAAAATTGTTTCTCCCCTGTATGGATTGCCTGATGTTTAACAGCAGCGGACTTGTggctaaagcatttcccacattctggacatgaaaatggtttctctcctgtgtgagttctctgatgttcaatAAGACAAGATTTCCTtgcaaaacacttcccacattctgagcatgaatatggcctctctcctgtgtgacatttctgatgtttaacaacatctgatttctggataaaacatttcccacattctggacatgaaaaaggcttcacccctgtgtgagttttctgatgttcaacaagattaGATTTTGTGGTGAAACActtaccacattctgaacatgaaaatggtttcattCCTGTGTGAGTTATCTGATGTTTAAAAAGATCTTGCTTTcgggtaaaacattttccacactctaaacatgaaaatggctttacccctgagtgaattttctgatgt
This genomic interval carries:
- the LOC136588074 gene encoding oocyte zinc finger protein XlCOF6-like isoform X10, giving the protein MGAANTVILVEGHININEWWQEKVTDLNDIKVEVVTDEAETHGSVTRLCKEGDASTEMSIGYSNRTPAESCSSPMYSQDHPEEDQSGQQDYQVRGLSDIKDEEETYTKCEEEEGAPPDISTDKCMRNIMEYLVLSPNYETKYSSITEDNYKVHSRTLLTANVPSIIDSRDLATDPINHKELSSGQSQIVNQSTEDIGRKIFPCSECGKHFTKKSNLSMHERIHRDERPFSCSECGKSFRQKSVLFKHQRRHRGEEPFSCSECERGFQQKSDLIVHQRIHTGEKPFSCSECGKCFMQKSVLVTHQKIHSGVKPFSCLECGKCFTRKQDLFKHQITHTGMKPFSCSECGKCFTTKSNLVEHQKTHTGVKPFSCPECGKCFIQKSDVVKHQKCHTGERPYSCSECGKCFARKSCLIEHQRTHTGEKPFSCPECGKCFSHKSAAVKHQAIHTGEKQFSCLKCGKCFTKKSHLIEHSISHKGEESFSSPECIKSFSQRSDLVNHQRMRTNEKPFLCSECGKCFTRKSSLIEHLRSHTGEKPYSCSECGKCFSQKSDLVKHYRTHTGEKPFSCSECGKYFRQKSVLVNHQLIHTGKKPFNCSECAKCYSHRAALAQHKKRSHFNQTIANVLP